The Mangrovivirga cuniculi genomic sequence TGCATTTAAGGGCACACTTTCTTCTTTAGAAGCAAGTGATATAATTCATGACGTTTTTAAAGAAAGTCTTCCCTCAGCAAATCTTTTAAAATTGCCATTGGCAGACGGAGGAGATGGCACCCTCGATGTCTTATCCAAAAAATTAAATTTTGACCATATAACTTTAGCGACTTTTGATCCCTTAGGAAGAAGTATTCAGGCTTCTTATGGCTTAAAAGGTCGCGTTGCTTATATAGAACTGGCAGAAGCATCTGGCATCAGACATTTAACAAATGAGGAACTTAATCCCAAAAAAGCAAACACATTTGGTACCGGGGTACTAATAAAAGATGCGATTGAAAAGGGAGCCAATAAAGTACAAATTTATTGTGGAGGAAGCGCCAGCATAGATCTTGGTTTTGGGTTAATTGCTGCTTTAATGGGCCTGGAGAAATATAGATATTCAAACCCTGTTTTTGATGAGGGAGAGATTCTGAAGGATATACTTAATATCCCTGATAATTATCTCAATGTAGATTATGAAGTTTATACCGATGTAACAAATTCCCTAT encodes the following:
- a CDS encoding glycerate kinase — encoded protein: MPAPENILIVPNAFKGTLSSLEASDIIHDVFKESLPSANLLKLPLADGGDGTLDVLSKKLNFDHITLATFDPLGRSIQASYGLKGRVAYIELAEASGIRHLTNEELNPKKANTFGTGVLIKDAIEKGANKVQIYCGGSASIDLGFGLIAALMGLEKYRYSNPVFDEGEILKDILNIPDNYLNVDYEVYTDVTNSLLGEDGAVQVFGQQKGVEEGAREIYEGKIKAIINRLHVDHQIKGMGASGGTPVIFNHLKRVKPKLASDHIFKVLEIENHIRENDLIITGEGKFDSQSISGKLTGEILKLCHKHHKKLMILSAIDGGYYPEGIEVVILENYLNPDEKDSLNYTSRMKRALQKCIKKHDW